One region of Peromyscus eremicus chromosome 4, PerEre_H2_v1, whole genome shotgun sequence genomic DNA includes:
- the Naif1 gene encoding nuclear apoptosis-inducing factor 1: protein MAVPAKKRKMNFSEREVEIIVEELELKKHLLVNHFNAGVPLAAKSAAWHGILRRVNAVATCRRELPEVKKKWSDLKTEVRRKVAQVRAAVEGGEAPGPKEEDGAGGPGTGGGSGTTIAPVLLTPMQQRICNLLGEATIISLPSTTEIHPVALGPTATAAAATVTLTQIPTETTYHTLEEGVVEYCTAEAPQEEPLPTEAPVEMLAQHADTSVKPQALKSRIALNSAKLIQEQRVTNLHIKEIAQHLEQQNDLLQMIRRSQEVQACAQERQAQAMEGTQAALSVLIQVLRPMIKDFRRYLQSNTPTPAPAPDPGQVAQNGQPDSIIQ, encoded by the exons ATGGCTGTCCCAGccaagaagaggaagatgaactTTTCAGAGCGGGAGGTGGAGATCATCGTGGAAGAACTAGAGCTGAAGAAGCACCTGCTGGTGAACCACTTCAATGCTGGGGTCCCTCTGGCTGCCAAGAGTGCAGCCTGGCATGGCATCCTGAGAAGAGTCAACGCCGTGGCCACCTGCCGTAGAGAGCTGCCCGAAGTCAAGAAGAAGTGGTCTGACCTCAAGACCGAGGTCCGTCGCAAGGTTGCCCAAGTCCGAGCTGCTGTCGAAGGTGGCGAGGCCCCAGGGCCCAAGGAAGAGGATGGAGCTGGTGGACCTGGGACAGGCGGTGGCAGTGGCACAACCATAGCTCCTGTACTGCTGACCCCTATGCAACAGCGCATCTGTAACTTGCTGGGTGAGGCCACCATCATCAGCCTGCCCAGTACCACCGAGATCCATCCCGTGGCCCTCGGACCCACAGCCACGGCAGCTGCAGCCACGGTCACCCTGACACAGA TCCCCACCGAGACCACCTATCACACACTGGAGGAGGGCGTGGTGGAGTACTGCACAGCCGAGGCTCCTCAGGAGGAGCCCCTGCCAACCGAGGCACCTGTGGAGATGCTGGCCCAGCACGCAGACACATCCGTCAAACCACAGGCACTGAAGAGCCGCATTGCCCTCAATTCGGCCAAGCTGATCCAGGAGCAGCGGGTCACCAACCTCCACATAAAGGAAATCGCCCAGCACCTGGAGCAGCAGAATGACCTGCTACAGATGATCCGgcgttcccaggaagtacaggccTGTGCCCAGGAGCGGCAGGCCCAGGCCATGGAGGGCACCCAGGCAGCCCTGAGTGTCCTCATCCAGGTCCTCCGGCCCATGATTAAAGATTTCCGACGCTACCTGCAGAGTAACacacccaccccagccccagcccctgacCCTGGACAGGTGGCCCAGAATGGGCAGCCGGACAGCATCATCCAGTGA